From a region of the Actinopolymorpha singaporensis genome:
- a CDS encoding biotin carboxylase N-terminal domain-containing protein: protein MSKVLIANRGEIAVRIARACRDAGVASVAVYADPDRDALHVRVADEAYALDGATPADSYLAIDKLVDVARRAGADAVHPGYGFLAENAGFAAAVADAGLTWIGPPPAAIDALGDKVKARHIAQKVGAPLVPGTADPVADAEEVLAFAREHGLPVAIKAAYGGGGRGLKVARTAEEIPELFDSAVREAVSAFGRGECFVERYLDRPRHVETQCLADSHGNVVVVSSRDCSLQRRHQKLVEEAPAPFLSAEQLETLYSASKAILREAGYVGAGTCEFLVGQDGTISFLEVNTRLQVEHPVSEEVTGLDLVREQLRIAAGEPLGYEDPVVRGHSIEFRINAEDAGRNFLPAPGTLTRWHPPSGPGVRLDEGYDQGETVPGAFDSLIAKLVVTGRDREHALARSRRALAEFVADGMPTVLPFHRAVLETPAFTAADGEFAVHTRWIETEFDNTIAPYDGPTEAAEAPERERITVEVDGKRLEVVLPAGLGATSGAPAGGSRKPPRRGGGARTGASASGEALTSPMQGTLVKVAVEEGQAVQAGDLIVVLEAMKMEQPVNAHKAGTVAGLTAQVGSTVTAGATLCEIKD, encoded by the coding sequence ATCAGCAAGGTGCTCATCGCCAACCGTGGCGAGATCGCCGTCCGGATCGCGCGGGCGTGCCGGGACGCGGGAGTGGCCAGCGTCGCCGTGTACGCCGATCCCGACCGGGACGCGCTGCACGTCCGCGTCGCCGACGAGGCGTACGCCCTGGACGGCGCGACCCCGGCGGACAGCTACCTCGCGATCGACAAGCTGGTCGACGTCGCCCGACGCGCCGGTGCCGACGCGGTGCACCCCGGCTACGGCTTCCTCGCCGAGAACGCCGGTTTCGCGGCCGCGGTCGCCGACGCCGGCCTCACCTGGATCGGTCCGCCGCCGGCCGCGATCGACGCCCTCGGCGACAAGGTGAAGGCCCGCCACATCGCGCAGAAGGTCGGCGCTCCGCTGGTACCCGGCACCGCCGACCCGGTGGCCGACGCCGAGGAGGTGCTGGCCTTCGCCCGCGAACACGGACTGCCGGTGGCGATCAAGGCGGCGTACGGCGGCGGTGGCCGGGGCCTGAAGGTGGCGCGTACCGCGGAGGAGATTCCCGAGCTGTTCGACTCGGCCGTGCGCGAGGCGGTCTCGGCGTTCGGGCGCGGCGAGTGCTTCGTGGAGCGGTATCTCGACCGGCCACGCCACGTGGAGACCCAGTGCCTGGCCGACTCCCACGGCAACGTCGTGGTGGTGTCCAGTCGCGACTGTTCCCTGCAGCGCCGCCACCAGAAGCTGGTCGAGGAGGCGCCGGCGCCGTTCCTGTCCGCCGAGCAGCTGGAGACGCTCTACTCCGCCAGCAAGGCGATCCTGCGCGAGGCCGGCTACGTCGGTGCGGGCACGTGCGAGTTCCTGGTCGGCCAGGACGGCACGATCAGCTTCCTCGAGGTCAACACCCGGCTGCAGGTGGAGCACCCGGTGTCGGAGGAGGTCACCGGCCTCGACCTGGTGCGCGAGCAGTTGCGCATCGCGGCGGGTGAGCCGCTGGGCTACGAGGACCCGGTCGTACGCGGGCACTCCATCGAGTTTCGGATCAACGCCGAGGACGCCGGCCGCAACTTCCTCCCCGCGCCCGGCACGCTGACCCGCTGGCACCCGCCGTCCGGGCCCGGCGTACGGCTGGACGAGGGGTACGACCAGGGCGAGACGGTGCCGGGGGCGTTCGACTCGCTGATCGCCAAGCTGGTCGTCACCGGGCGCGACCGCGAGCACGCGCTCGCCCGGTCCCGCCGGGCGCTCGCGGAGTTCGTCGCCGACGGGATGCCCACTGTGCTGCCGTTCCACCGCGCGGTGCTGGAGACGCCCGCGTTCACCGCGGCCGACGGCGAGTTCGCGGTGCACACCCGATGGATCGAGACCGAGTTCGACAACACCATCGCTCCCTACGACGGCCCCACCGAGGCCGCCGAGGCACCCGAGCGCGAGCGGATCACCGTCGAGGTGGACGGCAAGCGGCTCGAGGTCGTGCTCCCCGCCGGGCTCGGCGCCACGAGTGGTGCTCCCGCCGGCGGGTCCCGCAAGCCGCCCCGCCGGGGTGGCGGCGCCCGCACCGGTGCCAGCGCCTCCGGTGAGGCGCTCACCTCTCCGATGCAGGGGACGCTGGTGAAGGTCGCCGTCGAGGAGGGCCAGGCAGTGCAGGCCGGCGATCTGATCGTCGTCCTGGAGGCGATGAAGATGGAGCAACCGGTCAACGCGCACAAGGCGGGCACGGTGGCTGGGCTGACCGCTCAGGTCGGCAGCACGGTGACGGCCGGTGCCACGCTCTGCGAGATCAAGGACTGA
- a CDS encoding sugar phosphate isomerase/epimerase family protein, giving the protein MATPLALQLYTVRDAMAADRGAALARAAEQGFRAVEPFGIGNPQRPLEERLADAREFRSQLDANGLKVVAVHGSVSAGDEADGVYEELEILGTDRLVAPVPGAVAGVGGGMGNDVLAKADGVKLLAEGLNAAAERAAARGVKVGYHNHDFEWQPVEDGTPAYDVLVGHLDPRVFLEVDVYWAHTAGQNPAQVISSYVDRVFTLHVKDGPGVRGQLQTAVGQGSVDNPAAIAAGTNVGYHVIELDEAPGDPFDVSRAGAQWLIERGLSSWS; this is encoded by the coding sequence ATGGCGACACCCCTCGCCCTGCAGTTGTACACCGTGCGCGACGCGATGGCCGCTGATCGCGGCGCAGCCCTGGCCAGGGCCGCGGAGCAGGGCTTCCGGGCCGTCGAGCCGTTCGGCATCGGAAATCCCCAGCGACCGCTGGAGGAGCGGCTGGCCGACGCGCGGGAGTTCCGGTCGCAGCTGGACGCCAACGGCCTGAAGGTCGTCGCCGTGCACGGTTCGGTCTCCGCCGGCGACGAGGCCGACGGGGTCTACGAAGAGCTGGAGATCCTCGGCACCGACCGGCTGGTCGCACCGGTGCCCGGCGCGGTGGCGGGGGTGGGTGGCGGCATGGGCAACGACGTCCTGGCCAAGGCCGACGGCGTGAAGCTGCTGGCGGAGGGCCTGAACGCCGCCGCCGAGCGGGCCGCCGCGCGGGGGGTCAAGGTCGGCTACCACAACCACGACTTCGAGTGGCAGCCGGTCGAGGACGGCACCCCGGCGTACGACGTCCTCGTCGGCCACCTCGACCCGCGGGTGTTCCTGGAGGTGGACGTCTACTGGGCGCACACCGCCGGGCAGAACCCCGCGCAGGTCATCTCCTCCTACGTCGACCGCGTCTTCACCCTGCACGTCAAGGACGGCCCCGGCGTGCGCGGCCAGCTGCAGACGGCCGTCGGCCAGGGCTCGGTCGACAACCCCGCTGCGATCGCCGCCGGCACCAACGTCGGCTACCACGTCATCGAGCTCGACGAGGCGCCCGGAGACCCGTTCGACGTCTCCCGCGCGGGCGCGCAGTGGCTGATCGAGCGCGGCCTGTCCAGCTGGAGCTGA
- a CDS encoding SDR family NAD(P)-dependent oxidoreductase gives MGEFDGLVAAVTGGASGIGLAAAGQLARQGARVACLDLKPDDVPAPLVGVACDVTDDASVTAAVAEVVRRFGRLDVLVNNAGIGAQGTVADNDDDEWHRVFDVNVVGIARVSRAALPHLRQSPSAVIVNTCSVAATAGIPQRALYSASKGAVRALTFAMAADHLEDGIRVNCVHPGTADTPWVGRLLDKAEDPEAERRALEARQPMGRLVSAEEVAQGIVYLASPGAAASTAVELCVDGGMQNLRLRPKS, from the coding sequence ATGGGTGAGTTCGACGGGTTGGTCGCCGCTGTCACCGGTGGCGCGTCCGGCATCGGGCTGGCGGCGGCCGGTCAGCTTGCCCGGCAGGGCGCCCGGGTCGCCTGCCTGGACCTCAAGCCCGACGACGTACCCGCACCGCTGGTCGGTGTGGCGTGCGACGTCACCGACGACGCGTCGGTCACCGCGGCTGTCGCCGAGGTCGTACGCCGGTTCGGCAGGCTCGACGTGCTGGTCAACAACGCCGGGATCGGCGCGCAGGGCACTGTCGCCGACAACGACGACGACGAGTGGCACCGGGTGTTCGACGTCAACGTGGTGGGCATCGCCCGGGTCAGCCGTGCGGCGCTCCCGCACCTGCGGCAGTCGCCGTCGGCGGTGATCGTCAACACCTGTTCGGTCGCGGCCACCGCGGGCATCCCGCAACGCGCCCTCTACAGCGCGTCCAAGGGCGCGGTGCGGGCGCTGACGTTCGCGATGGCTGCCGACCATCTCGAGGACGGCATCCGGGTCAACTGCGTCCACCCCGGCACCGCGGACACCCCGTGGGTCGGCCGGCTGCTGGACAAGGCCGAGGACCCCGAAGCCGAGCGCAGGGCGCTGGAAGCCCGGCAGCCGATGGGCCGGCTGGTGTCGGCCGAGGAGGTGGCGCAGGGGATCGTCTACCTCGCCTCGCCGGGCGCCGCTGCCAGCACCGCCGTCGAGTTGTGTGTCGACGGCGGCATGCAGAACCTCCGGTTGCGCCCGAAGTCCTGA
- a CDS encoding MerR family transcriptional regulator, which translates to MPGAGRDAPTWTITQLAEEYDVTLRTIRFYEDKGFLAPERRGSQRIFHARDRVRLGLVLRGRRLGFSLREIETIIGMYDAEPGEQGQLRYLLEQIGSRRQELEQRGRDIDTTLDELAEVERRCQEDLERLGAG; encoded by the coding sequence ATGCCGGGAGCAGGAAGAGACGCCCCGACCTGGACGATCACGCAGCTCGCCGAGGAGTACGACGTGACGCTGCGGACGATCCGGTTCTACGAGGACAAGGGTTTCCTGGCTCCGGAGCGCCGGGGCAGCCAGCGGATCTTCCACGCGCGCGACCGGGTGCGGCTGGGCCTGGTGCTGCGTGGCCGGCGGCTGGGGTTCTCGCTGCGGGAGATCGAGACGATCATCGGGATGTACGACGCGGAGCCGGGCGAGCAGGGCCAGTTGCGATACCTGCTGGAGCAGATCGGCTCGCGTCGCCAGGAGCTGGAGCAGCGCGGCCGCGACATCGACACCACGCTCGATGAGCTGGCCGAGGTGGAGCGGCGCTGCCAGGAGGATCTGGAGCGGCTCGGCGCCGGGTGA
- a CDS encoding acyl-CoA carboxylase subunit beta: MTDQPLGTGEPARPGEPVRPNVAQELAAAREATLRPTEKGAAKLADQNKLYVRERIALLVDEGTFVEDGQLANALADGLPADGVVTGRGLVDGRPVLVVANDPTVKAGSWGARTVEKIVRVTEVALRDELPIFWLVDSAGARITDQVELFPGRRGAGRIFANQVALSGKVAQICCLFGPSAAGGAYIPSFCDLVIMVESNASMYLGSPRMAEMVVGEKVSLSEMGGARMHTTVSGCGDLLASDDEEAVELAREYFSYVPATWRDQPPEFDARPPARPFTAELVPAQDSAGYDMHVLLDALLDADSFFEVKPLYAAELIVGFGCLEGQVVGIVANNPAVRGGVLFVDSADKAARFIWLCDAFNVPLLYLADVPGFMIGSEVERQGIIRAGAKMITAVADATVPTVSVIVRKAYGAGLYAMCGPGFSPDACIALPTAKIAVMGPEAAINAVYYNRIAQIEDPQERAAYVERLRAEYEHDIDILRLAADLVIDAIVEPGDLRAEIVARLAAAQTKDRRTPDKRRGVPPM; encoded by the coding sequence GTGACTGATCAGCCCCTGGGGACAGGTGAGCCCGCTCGGCCGGGTGAGCCCGTACGCCCTAACGTCGCGCAGGAGCTGGCGGCCGCCCGTGAAGCCACCCTGCGGCCCACCGAGAAGGGCGCGGCCAAGCTCGCCGACCAGAACAAGCTCTACGTCCGCGAGCGGATCGCGCTGCTCGTCGACGAGGGCACGTTCGTGGAGGACGGTCAGCTCGCCAACGCCCTGGCCGACGGACTGCCCGCCGACGGTGTGGTGACAGGACGCGGGCTGGTCGACGGCCGGCCGGTCCTCGTCGTCGCCAACGACCCCACCGTGAAGGCCGGCTCGTGGGGCGCGCGGACGGTCGAGAAGATCGTGCGCGTCACCGAGGTCGCCCTGCGCGACGAGCTGCCGATCTTCTGGCTGGTCGACTCCGCGGGCGCGCGCATCACCGACCAGGTGGAGCTGTTCCCCGGTCGCCGCGGCGCGGGCCGGATCTTCGCCAACCAGGTCGCGCTGTCGGGCAAGGTCGCCCAGATCTGCTGCCTGTTCGGGCCGTCGGCGGCCGGCGGTGCGTACATCCCGTCGTTCTGCGACCTGGTGATCATGGTGGAGTCCAACGCCTCGATGTACCTCGGTTCGCCGCGGATGGCGGAGATGGTGGTGGGGGAGAAGGTGTCGCTGTCGGAGATGGGCGGCGCGCGCATGCACACCACCGTCTCCGGGTGCGGCGACCTGCTCGCTTCCGACGACGAGGAGGCGGTCGAGCTCGCCAGGGAATACTTCTCCTACGTGCCGGCGACGTGGCGGGACCAGCCGCCGGAGTTCGACGCCCGGCCACCGGCCCGGCCGTTCACCGCCGAACTGGTGCCCGCGCAGGACAGCGCGGGATACGACATGCACGTCCTGCTGGACGCGCTGCTGGACGCCGACAGCTTCTTCGAGGTGAAGCCGCTCTACGCCGCCGAGCTCATCGTCGGCTTCGGCTGCCTGGAGGGGCAGGTCGTCGGCATCGTCGCCAACAACCCGGCCGTGCGCGGCGGTGTGCTGTTCGTGGACAGCGCTGACAAGGCGGCGAGGTTCATCTGGCTGTGCGACGCGTTCAACGTCCCCCTGCTCTATCTGGCCGACGTTCCCGGCTTCATGATCGGCAGCGAGGTCGAGCGCCAGGGCATCATCCGGGCCGGCGCGAAGATGATCACCGCGGTGGCCGACGCGACCGTGCCAACCGTGTCGGTGATCGTACGGAAGGCCTACGGAGCAGGGTTGTACGCCATGTGCGGTCCCGGCTTCTCCCCGGACGCGTGCATCGCGCTGCCCACGGCCAAGATCGCGGTGATGGGCCCGGAGGCGGCGATCAACGCGGTCTACTACAACCGCATCGCCCAGATCGAGGATCCGCAGGAGCGGGCCGCCTACGTCGAGCGGCTGCGGGCGGAGTACGAACACGACATCGACATTCTCCGGCTGGCCGCCGACCTGGTGATCGACGCCATCGTCGAGCCCGGCGACCTGCGCGCGGAGATCGTGGCCCGGCTGGCCGCGGCACAGACCAAGGACCGGCGTACGCCGGACAAGCGGCGCGGCGTCCCGCCGATGTGA
- a CDS encoding acyl-CoA dehydrogenase family protein, whose translation MTFELSPEHETFREVVADFARAEIAPHAARWDEAHHFPVEAVAAMGKLGLFGLVVPEEYGGSGGDFTSLCVAIEEIGRVDQSLGLTLEAAVGLGIGPILAWGTDEQKARWLPDLATGQALAGFGLTEAEAGSDAGATRTRARLDGDTWVIDGGKQFITNSGTPITSLVTVTARTGQADDGSPEISAIIVPAGTPGFTVEPAYRKLGWHASDTHPLSFDNCRVPADHLLGERGSGFRQFLATLDEGRIAIAALATGLAQGCLDEATEYAKNRIAFGRPIGVNQGLSFQLADLRVAVEASRLLTYKAAAMKDAGRPAAELKQAAAMAKLFASEAAVTATRTATQVFGGYGFMEEYPVARFYRDAKILEIGEGTSEIQRMVIARSLGLPVA comes from the coding sequence ATGACCTTCGAGCTCTCTCCCGAGCACGAGACGTTCCGCGAGGTGGTCGCCGACTTCGCCCGGGCCGAGATCGCCCCGCACGCCGCCCGGTGGGACGAAGCGCACCATTTCCCCGTCGAGGCGGTCGCCGCGATGGGCAAGCTCGGGTTGTTCGGGCTGGTGGTGCCGGAGGAGTACGGCGGAAGTGGCGGCGACTTCACCAGCCTGTGCGTCGCGATCGAGGAGATCGGCCGGGTCGACCAGTCGCTCGGGCTCACCCTGGAGGCCGCGGTCGGGCTCGGAATCGGCCCGATCCTGGCGTGGGGCACCGACGAGCAGAAGGCCCGATGGCTGCCCGATCTCGCCACCGGCCAGGCGCTCGCCGGGTTCGGCCTGACCGAGGCCGAGGCGGGTTCGGACGCCGGTGCCACCCGCACCCGGGCCCGCCTGGACGGCGACACCTGGGTCATCGACGGCGGCAAGCAGTTCATCACCAACTCCGGGACACCCATCACGTCGCTGGTCACGGTGACCGCCCGCACCGGCCAGGCCGACGACGGAAGTCCGGAGATCTCCGCGATCATCGTCCCCGCCGGCACGCCGGGCTTCACCGTGGAGCCCGCCTACCGCAAGCTCGGCTGGCACGCGTCCGACACCCACCCGCTGTCGTTCGACAACTGCCGCGTCCCGGCCGACCACCTGCTCGGCGAGCGTGGCTCCGGTTTCCGGCAGTTCCTGGCGACGCTGGACGAGGGCCGGATCGCCATCGCCGCGCTGGCCACCGGGCTCGCGCAAGGCTGCCTTGACGAGGCCACGGAGTACGCGAAGAACCGCATCGCGTTCGGCCGTCCGATCGGTGTCAACCAGGGCTTGTCGTTCCAGCTCGCCGACCTGCGGGTTGCGGTGGAGGCCAGCCGGCTGCTGACGTACAAGGCGGCGGCGATGAAGGACGCCGGGCGACCGGCCGCGGAGCTCAAGCAGGCGGCCGCTATGGCCAAGCTGTTCGCCAGCGAGGCCGCGGTGACCGCGACCCGCACCGCCACCCAGGTGTTCGGCGGCTACGGGTTCATGGAGGAGTACCCCGTGGCCCGCTTCTACCGCGACGCGAAGATCCTGGAGATCGGCGAGGGGACCAGCGAGATCCAGCGCATGGTGATCGCCCGCTCGCTCGGGCTTCCGGTGGCCTGA
- a CDS encoding fumarylacetoacetate hydrolase family protein yields MQLLRLGAPGAERPAVRTDDGRLLDLSPVTNDIDGAFLAGGGIATAREAVASDRLSPIDDPGDGSGLRVGPPIARPGAVLCIGQNYAAHAAESGDPPPKTPILFFKHPNTVVGPYDDVVVPRGATRTDWEVELGVVIGKTARYLESPEVALEHVAGYVVSNDVSERAFQIEQSGGQWSKGKCAETFNPLGPWLVPANEVEPQKLRLASSVNGEVRQDSTTADMVFDVAYLVWHLSQYLVLDPGDLINTGTPQGVALSGRFPYLSSGDVMELEIDGLGRQRQRLVDA; encoded by the coding sequence GTGCAGTTGTTGCGACTTGGCGCCCCCGGCGCCGAGCGGCCCGCGGTCCGTACCGACGACGGCCGGCTCCTCGACCTGTCCCCGGTGACCAACGACATCGACGGGGCGTTCCTCGCCGGTGGCGGCATCGCCACGGCCCGGGAGGCGGTGGCCTCCGACCGGCTGTCGCCGATCGACGACCCGGGAGACGGCAGCGGGCTGCGGGTCGGTCCGCCGATCGCCCGGCCGGGAGCGGTGCTGTGCATCGGCCAGAACTACGCCGCGCACGCCGCCGAGTCCGGTGACCCGCCGCCGAAGACGCCCATCCTGTTCTTCAAGCACCCGAACACCGTCGTCGGTCCCTACGACGACGTGGTCGTGCCGCGGGGTGCGACCCGGACCGACTGGGAGGTCGAGCTGGGCGTGGTGATCGGCAAGACCGCGCGCTACCTCGAGTCCCCGGAGGTCGCGCTGGAGCACGTGGCCGGCTACGTCGTGTCCAACGACGTCTCCGAGCGCGCCTTCCAGATCGAGCAGTCCGGCGGCCAGTGGTCCAAGGGCAAGTGTGCGGAGACGTTCAACCCGCTCGGGCCGTGGCTGGTGCCCGCGAACGAGGTCGAACCGCAGAAACTGCGGCTCGCTTCGTCGGTCAACGGCGAGGTCCGGCAGGACTCCACCACCGCCGACATGGTGTTCGACGTGGCCTACCTCGTCTGGCATCTGTCGCAGTACCTCGTGCTCGACCCGGGTGACCTGATCAACACCGGCACGCCGCAGGGTGTCGCGCTGTCCGGGCGCTTCCCCTACCTCAGTTCCGGCGACGTGATGGAACTCGAGATCGACGGCCTTGGACGGCAGCGGCAGCGACTGGTCGACGCGTGA
- a CDS encoding heavy metal translocating P-type ATPase, which yields MDKLRSVDAPLPENAEPDRAGQERAPHHTPRGHEDHMGHAGHAGHGGHDKHAGHDPEMFRRKFWLSLLLTLPIVATSEMVMRWFGYSLDFPGIAWVGPVLGTVVFLYGGWPFLAGAVAELRDRAPGMMLLISLAVVVAYVASAASSLGWFDLEFWWELAALITIMLLGHWQEMKAIGQAQGALAALAKLLPDDAERVTADGTERVPVEELTVGDVVLVRPGARVPADGRVVDGSAEVDESMITGESRPVPRTVGDRVVAGTVATDSAVRVEITAVGEDTALAGIARMVAQAQASGGRAQALADRFAALLFYVAVAAGVVTFAVWWLLGDPDNSVVRTVTVLVIACPHALGLAIPLVIALSTALAARSGILVKDRLALERMRTVDAVLFDKTGTLTKGQHKVVAVATAAGTPEATTAGKPPMTEDHLLAVAAAVEADSEHPLARAVVSAAKERTTPATATDFRSLTGRGVQARVDGTSYAVGGPALLREFGTSVPDDLRDTITGWEERGAAVLHLVRVDGADGAQVLGALALEDEVRPEAREAIAHLRELGVTTIAMVTGDARPVAEAVAADLGFVPGVDEVFAEVLPADKQRAVARLQERGLTVAMVGDGVNDAPALARADVGIAIGAGTDVAIESAGVVLAASDPRAVGGVVRLSRASYRKMLQNLGWAAGYNVVAIPLAAGALAWAGVALSPAVGAVLMSVSTIVVALNAQLLRRVRLSP from the coding sequence ATGGACAAGCTGAGATCCGTGGACGCTCCGCTCCCGGAGAACGCAGAGCCCGACCGGGCCGGCCAGGAACGCGCCCCCCACCACACACCGCGCGGGCATGAGGACCACATGGGGCACGCCGGGCACGCCGGGCATGGCGGCCACGACAAGCACGCCGGGCACGACCCGGAGATGTTCCGGCGGAAGTTCTGGCTCAGCCTGCTGCTGACGCTGCCGATCGTGGCGACCAGCGAGATGGTCATGCGGTGGTTCGGCTATTCACTGGACTTCCCGGGCATCGCCTGGGTCGGTCCTGTCCTCGGCACGGTCGTCTTCCTCTACGGCGGATGGCCGTTCCTGGCGGGCGCCGTCGCCGAGCTTCGCGACCGCGCGCCAGGGATGATGCTGCTGATCTCGCTCGCGGTCGTCGTCGCCTACGTCGCGTCCGCGGCCAGCAGTCTCGGGTGGTTCGACCTGGAGTTTTGGTGGGAGCTGGCCGCGCTGATCACCATCATGCTGCTGGGCCACTGGCAGGAGATGAAGGCGATCGGCCAGGCGCAGGGTGCCCTTGCGGCGTTGGCGAAACTGCTGCCCGACGACGCCGAACGCGTCACGGCCGACGGCACCGAGCGGGTACCGGTCGAGGAGCTGACGGTCGGCGACGTCGTACTCGTCCGGCCGGGCGCACGGGTGCCGGCCGACGGCCGCGTGGTCGACGGGAGTGCCGAGGTCGACGAGTCGATGATCACCGGGGAGTCCCGCCCGGTTCCGCGTACGGTCGGGGACCGCGTGGTCGCCGGCACCGTGGCGACCGACTCCGCCGTCCGGGTGGAGATCACGGCGGTCGGCGAGGACACCGCACTGGCCGGGATCGCCCGGATGGTCGCGCAGGCGCAGGCCTCGGGTGGCCGGGCCCAGGCACTGGCCGACCGGTTCGCCGCGCTGTTGTTCTACGTCGCGGTTGCCGCCGGCGTCGTCACCTTCGCCGTCTGGTGGCTGCTCGGCGACCCCGACAACTCGGTGGTGCGCACCGTCACCGTCCTGGTGATCGCCTGCCCGCACGCGCTCGGCCTGGCCATCCCGTTGGTGATCGCGCTCTCCACGGCGCTGGCCGCCCGCTCCGGCATCCTCGTCAAGGACAGGTTGGCACTGGAGCGGATGCGTACCGTCGACGCGGTTCTGTTCGACAAGACCGGCACGCTGACCAAGGGGCAGCACAAGGTCGTCGCGGTGGCGACCGCAGCCGGCACCCCAGAGGCCACCACAGCGGGCAAGCCCCCCATGACAGAGGACCACCTGCTCGCGGTGGCCGCGGCGGTGGAGGCCGACAGCGAACACCCGCTGGCCCGCGCGGTCGTCAGTGCTGCGAAGGAACGCACCACTCCGGCGACGGCGACCGACTTCCGGTCACTGACGGGTCGCGGTGTGCAAGCCAGGGTTGACGGTACGTCGTACGCCGTCGGCGGACCGGCCCTCCTGCGGGAGTTCGGGACGTCGGTGCCGGACGACCTGCGCGACACGATCACCGGCTGGGAGGAGCGCGGTGCCGCCGTTCTGCACCTGGTGCGGGTCGACGGGGCCGACGGCGCCCAGGTGCTCGGTGCACTTGCGCTGGAGGACGAGGTGCGCCCGGAGGCGCGGGAGGCGATCGCGCACCTGCGCGAGCTCGGCGTCACCACCATCGCCATGGTGACCGGGGACGCCCGGCCGGTGGCCGAGGCGGTCGCGGCGGACCTCGGGTTCGTTCCGGGCGTGGACGAGGTGTTCGCCGAGGTGCTCCCGGCCGACAAGCAGCGCGCGGTGGCCAGGCTGCAGGAACGCGGACTGACCGTGGCCATGGTGGGAGACGGGGTCAACGACGCGCCCGCGCTCGCCAGGGCAGACGTCGGCATCGCGATCGGCGCCGGCACCGACGTGGCGATCGAGTCCGCCGGTGTGGTGCTGGCCGCCTCCGACCCGCGCGCGGTGGGCGGCGTGGTCCGGCTGTCCCGCGCGTCGTACCGCAAGATGCTGCAGAACCTCGGCTGGGCGGCCGGGTACAACGTCGTCGCGATCCCGCTGGCGGCCGGGGCCCTGGCCTGGGCCGGCGTCGCCCTGAGCCCCGCCGTGGGCGCGGTGCTGATGTCGGTCTCCACGATCGTGGTGGCGCTGAACGCCCAGCTGCTCCGCCGCGTCCGGCTCTCGCCGTAG
- a CDS encoding Maf family protein, with translation MTASSHSKIRLVLASASPARLATLRAAGIEPDVIVSGVDETVDTGTTDTAGHALALARRKAEAVAADLRRTDTGRSGTGSSGTGWADKGRAGAGRSGGQGGLVATPTVILGCDSVLEFDGETLGKPGTAAEARRRWLRMRGRSGVLHTGHCVISAESGRIAQGTASTTVWFADVTDEEIEAYVATGEPLAVAGAFTVDGLGGAFVERVEGDHHNVVGVSLPLLRRLLRDLDIAWPELWNRSH, from the coding sequence ATGACCGCAAGCTCGCACAGCAAGATCCGGCTGGTTCTGGCGTCGGCTTCCCCGGCCCGGCTCGCCACGCTGCGAGCCGCCGGGATCGAACCCGACGTGATCGTGTCCGGCGTGGACGAAACGGTGGACACCGGCACGACCGACACCGCCGGTCACGCGCTCGCCCTCGCCCGCCGCAAGGCCGAGGCCGTGGCCGCCGACCTCCGCCGGACCGACACGGGTCGGAGCGGCACGGGCTCGTCCGGCACGGGCTGGGCCGACAAGGGCCGGGCCGGCGCCGGCCGCTCCGGCGGTCAGGGCGGACTGGTGGCCACTCCCACGGTGATACTCGGCTGCGACTCCGTTCTGGAGTTCGACGGCGAGACGCTCGGCAAGCCCGGGACAGCCGCGGAGGCCCGGCGCCGCTGGCTGCGGATGCGCGGCCGAAGCGGCGTCCTGCACACCGGCCACTGTGTGATCTCCGCCGAAAGCGGGCGGATCGCCCAGGGAACCGCCTCCACGACGGTGTGGTTCGCCGACGTCACCGACGAGGAGATCGAGGCGTACGTCGCGACCGGCGAGCCGCTGGCGGTGGCCGGTGCCTTCACCGTCGACGGCCTCGGCGGCGCGTTCGTCGAGCGGGTGGAGGGCGACCACCACAACGTCGTGGGAGTCTCCCTGCCGTTGTTGCGTAGGCTGCTGCGCGATCTCGACATCGCCTGGCCGGAACTGTGGAACCGTTCCCACTGA